TTCTGagtgaacaaaaacaagatgacTTCTATATTCAGAGGATTTTACACTCGTTTTCAAATACTTATGATTATGATATTCCTTTTCTACAAAGTCTGATCTTCTAATCTGTGTCCTCATGCAATATACCGATTATCTcaactgtttttcatttttcatagatatgtaggggagaacggggttggttgtcacacaggttggttggcacactcgttatatctcgccaccagagggcgctgtctctcaaattggggtatggacatttccagaattaggatcagagctcacctacatagtcttctctggagtaagacagctgaacttgaggtgagaggactttttgtgtttttcatgtcgaattgtaaatattcagcttctcagtatttttcttctaggcttttaaacgatgggtttataacaaaacaagtataacccttacaaagtgtgaggggaaagctatagtttagatttttattagctagctaactagttgttagatggttgttagccttgatgctagcaaaagaatccagttggggttggtcgtcacattctctttgggcttggttgttacatgtgacaaccaacccctatgttggccaaatcatgcatggtgaaatgagttggagtgtgcagaccctacatttgccatcactgtaactcagacagtgactgcatgtagcctagttgagtcggccattattgttaggcctatttgttttgttctttatgttgttatataggctggcctaaagatgtgtttcctcttcatgttcctcattttatgttaaaatgcattaagttatgtaggcctatcacttctcagtgcaattaaactttcaaatttagttctgccttcttgcctttttaaaaaaaaaatgtcccattaaaataccattgtaacaaccaaccccatagtgtgtgacaaccaaccccatagtgtgtgataaccaaccccatagtgtgtgacaaccaaccccatagtgtgtaacaaccaaccccatagtgtgtaaccccatagtgtgtaacaaccaaccccatagtttgtgacaaccaaccccatagtgtgtgacaaccaaccccatagtgtgtgacaaccaaccccatagtgtgtgacaaccatccccatgatggggttggttgtcacaatgtgtcagagtgtctttgatagttaattgcctctttgttacaatgagttggaaaatgacagggatacacatttcaaaccaacaccttaagcttcaatttaatgtaggaatgactgaaagatgttttgatgatgagcaatcatcaaaacagtaaacagtgtgacaaccaaccccgttctcccctttGTGTACACATTTGTGTACTCGTATATATGCTTAATAATTCATTTGTTTGCcttttgtattattgttgttattatggtTAAttcagttataataataataataattattgatcattattgttattattataaaaaattaattgttttttgttttgtttcattatttatttatttttgaaatgtatttattaatgtattttatttttttatcatttaaggGTTTTATTGTCTTATTGTTATACAACACTGTTAATTACAAGTGTTGAACACAACTCTCAAATTATGTCAATAAAGTTCTAATAAAGAAAGtgaattcaaaaataaaagtctgatcTTCTTAATGTGCCAATtacgacacactgtacctttaacaggGGGCCAGTTTAGCGATTAGGGTGAATGCTGAGGATACATTTGCAGCACACCGCCCCCTccgctctgcagctctactgtCTAATAAAAGACGGAAAAGGCTCCAAATAAGAGCTTCACTTCCTGTAACGtatgtgtgttcctctgtgctCTTTTTCATCTTGGACTTCCTCACACTTTAATCTTCCTGACACTGTTTTAAACTGATCTGAGCATCTCATGAGAATCTTCTTTACCTGTGTGGTTGTGTATTATTAGAATTAATCAGACATGAGTGCAGGTTTGAATGTTGTTCAGAAAAGAACAATACATTTATGGTTTGGGATTGGCGCTGATCATTACGTAATGCTGCTTATTGAGCAGGTACTGAATGTACTGACAAAGAGAGTGGTGACGTTAAAGGTGATTACTGTCTGTGAATGGGTGGAGGCTTGAGATGTCTCAGCATGACTCAGGGAAGATGAGATTTTGTACAAAGGGAAAGTCTCTGATACTGAAGACACTCTTCTAAAAGTCTGTATCTAAATCTGGGCATGAGCAGAGACTCTAAGGAACCAAAGTCTTCACACACCATCTGTGTCTAATCCAACACTTACCAACATTGGTGGGGAAGATGTTCTCGTTGTTGATTTGTACCTCGATCCAGTCCATGAGCAGACTCATGTATTTGGGGGCCGACAACGCCGTCGGTCTCTTGTACTTGTGATCGTCCTGCCAGCGATATTCGTACTTGGGCCCCCCGGACATGACGGGGCAGGTCTCATCGGTGCAGGAGTCACTGACGGTGCCGTAGATGAGGTTGATGCGGTTGAAGAAGTCGACCACGTGGACGGCCACCCAGTCGTTGAGGTCCTCGCCGTGGGGCAGCTGAACGGCCTGCTTCAGGTCCAGCCCCGCGTTCAGAGACGCCTGGGCCTTCTTGTGCAGATCGAAGCGCTGTGTCCCGGGCTCAAACTTGCGCTTTGGCCGGAATGTCTTGTCTTTGTTGAAGACTTGTTTCAGGACCAAGGCCATGGTTGCATGTGGTGGTAGCAGGCGATTGGTTTGAATGCTTCAGGTGAATTATTTACTGTTGAAATGAAGGCAGTCAAAAGGTTGTTGAGTCAACAACCAGCACAGAGTGGATGTTGTGATTCAGTCTTCTGTCTGCTCTGCTGGTGATCCTGCGTGTGatagaaggagggaggagaaaaagcAAAGAGGAGTTTGATTAACAGATTAGAGTTTTCACTTTTCTATTGAGCCTGaggacggagtcctgaggaaatgctacattcaaattcatgctagttttctgtgactaccaaccctagcattaataaaaaacatatgCTCCTTTTAAAGCTGATGCcaacaacatgtttcaaaaaagttgggaaaTGGACAACGAAAAGTGGTCGACAGATATCGGCTTTTCGATGGCTGTCGATAATTAGAGAGCAGTTCGGCCGATCACTAACATATCAGGCTGAtattatgttgttatatattATTATCTCATGCACATAACAATCTAAAACACGTGGTTATCCTAGTCAGTAACATGTAGAAGTAGAAAAATGTATTCGATTATGCTACAGATGTCAGATTATGACAGATATTTATATCAGAAGGAACATTAGACTGCATCAAAACAGAATTTATATGAAGCACCAGCCaatcactgttttatttttgatttaggAAGGGGAATATGTGTTATAATTTAGGGGGATGTTACCATTGCAGCCACACTGACATCattacttgtttatttttaagagGCATCAGCCCATGACGATTATCTCAAAACGCCATTAATCTGCCCGATTCATTATCTctacaacaaaacactgaaaaagtttcagaaagcaaaacaaaaacaccccGAGGAACATCTCCCGACTAATTAGGATCATTTATATataggttagtaacatgacggTGTATAAAGAGGGCACTCCAGAGAGGCTCAGAGTTAAGATAATAAATATAttagaataatgttcctcaaatTAAAATTGCAAAAAACTCTGGGATTTATTCATCTTAAGTACATTACATCACTCAGAGTATCAGGAGAAATCTCTGGCTGTTATTAGCCCTCAGGctgcactgcattgaaaacagacctgactctgtagtggaaagcACTGCATGGGCTTgttgacatgtttacagcctggtacaaaagacgagtgtagtctggatagctcatttatcgatcggcacacactgtatggggggtgaatttttttataatgcggcaatttcataGATATTAAGACTATGacttttccattatgagaggcacagctgacttgactgacaggcgggaacactgtagctgttggcaaggaggctcaaagcccgcctctttacctcacaccacCCCGACAGCAGTTAgtttgagttcagtatttccaatatggctgctgcagacgattggcctcaaaacagagcttcagaaacagatgggtgacatcacggatactacgtgcattatttatacagtctatgtccaGGACCACGGTTGAACTAGGAACACTATCCTATTGTCTCTCAGATCAAAACTTGACATtccttttggaaatcatggacactgtgTCCTCCGTTCGAAAGAGAGGGACCATCGGCGCACAgctcaaaagccagcatctgtgGTGGTAAGGAAATGCATTAAGGCCCATAGGAAGCTTAGCCTACACATCTTAAGAGGAACCATTAATgctaaacaatacaaaaaaaatgatgctGCCGTTCAGACGATGCCTCTTTCATggaagaccttgcatattttAGCAAGATGTtgtcaaaccacattctgcacgcaTGAAGGCACGTCTCTCTGGCTGTGGCTGAGATCAAGAACTGTTTTCATTGTTGATTCATTTTCAAACTAATTCACTGATTTTAAATGAAACTATCTGACATGTAAAACAGAAGAAATACACAAAATCATCAACGCATTATCAATTAATCTGTCAATCATTATTTGGAAACaatgaaatgacagaaaaatgagGAAACGCCAAAACATGATGAGTTTACTGTCGTTTGAAAGAACCAGAAAATATGCACATGTCATATTAACTTCTCCCTTCATGGAGTCATCTGTTCAGCTCTCTTTCAGGCCCTTATTAAACATGTAATACGTGAGAGCGTGGCTGGGAAATTACACAACAATAGCACTTGTGTCCCACTTTCTGTTTTATCTTGGGCCTCGTGTTGCATTCAAAGACGTAGGAAAGTCCCACACTTACCGCCTTCTCAAAGTGAGGTCTCAAAATGATTTGTACACTTTTGTTGGCACTAAAAATCAGAGGTGGAGAGtgacaaagtacatttacttgagtgttattttttgggggaacttgtgacttttactccactacatttgaaagacaattaTCACACTTTAGACTCCTctgcatttctatcagtgctctagttactcactacttttgctttgaagtcagctgatgagtttgtgtgcttgtgtttggtttgtctcagtggtgtagccgtacctcggttgagcgtagatcaaacgttattcagatcagtgcgttcatttagtcgtggtgatgatggctctggtcgagaaggatgatgattctctacctgagcaccatggccatattttaaatccacatttgaggttttgaaataaagaatgattgtttgtattgttgtaaatctctgatctgtttaccacacaaacaaaccatcagcatctaacctgagaaagcatgtggaggtctggagctaacacactgctttgattccagatgaagatttgaaacttgtctgtgcttgtagtaacttagtttatatttcatggtagacttttcagatttgaaatcatgttttctagataaacagaacatagcagaatgtacacccatgcattcccacagggatgggcatttcaagccctaaatactattcgataatcattggcatctattcgacaattattcaaatgttttggttagtgttGACGTTacagtctactagttaagatcatagactgtataaaatatgaacgaagtatccgtgacgtcacccatcagtttctgaagcgctgttttgaggccaatcgtcaggggcagccatattgctgctgtcgagcgattgtgacgtaaataggcgggctttgagcctcctagccaacagctacagtgttcccgcctgtcaatcaagtcagctgtgtctctcattggaagactcgtaatctcaatatctacgaaattgccgcattagaaaataattcaccccccgtacagtgtgtgccgattaagaaatgagctatccagactacactcgtcttttgtaccaggctgtaaacatgtttatttctgctgtaaagatcggcttttttgaattggtgtgtatgtggtttccggtacttccggaccCAACCTCAAggggacactcaaggaactgcagtttttagcacttcagcattggactcctATGTttagaccaagcagcaacctccggtctgaaactatgaagcccatgtggaagtgttataaactgcaatacatcgagaatccgcttgaggctggctgcagaaatcacagagacaattcaaaaaagacgatctttgcagcattaataaacatgtttacagcctggttcaaaaaacggcttggccctacaaagctaatctctctatcggcacacactgaacggtgggtgattttttttctaacgtgacggttcagaagatattaagattacgagtttttgctcaaataaggacatgactgactggactcctggtcgggaacacatagctgttggctcggaggctcaaactctgcctctttacgtcacactatgtctggttgagttcagcacttccaatatggctgccgccaccgattggcttcaaaacggctctcaggaacagatgggtgacgtcccggatactacgtccatattttatacagtctatggttagaccggaggttgccctttggttaagatgaacct
The genomic region above belongs to Notolabrus celidotus isolate fNotCel1 chromosome 2, fNotCel1.pri, whole genome shotgun sequence and contains:
- the mob3a gene encoding MOB kinase activator 3A; the encoded protein is MALVLKQVFNKDKTFRPKRKFEPGTQRFDLHKKAQASLNAGLDLKQAVQLPHGEDLNDWVAVHVVDFFNRINLIYGTVSDSCTDETCPVMSGGPKYEYRWQDDHKYKRPTALSAPKYMSLLMDWIEVQINNENIFPTNVGTPFPKTFMQVAKKILSRLFRVFVHVYIHHFDRVSQMGAEAHVNTCYKHFYYFVTEFNLTDSKELEPLKEMTSRMCH